Part of the Salvelinus sp. IW2-2015 unplaced genomic scaffold, ASM291031v2 Un_scaffold8363, whole genome shotgun sequence genome is shown below.
TCCTCTGCTACTTGACATGCTGATAAAGCATTAGTCAGTCCTCTGCTACTGAAGTGAACGTGATTGTATTTGTGGTTAAACAAAGTATGTGTTGTTAAAAGAATGCTTTAGAACGTGTATAAGCTGTATGAGCCTTATAATGTCTTATAACAAGCCTTAATATGTCGTCTCTCTCCTCAATGTTTTGAATTGTCAACAGTCTGAAAGGGTCTGTTGTTGAGTCATGTGTGAGAGGATTCTGAGACTATGACGAGTCATACTACAGAACTAGAAGGAATAAAACAGGCTTCCCCTTTCAAGTCAATGTGCCATAATGGGTGACTGGACAGACATGTTTAGTGTTCCTGTCAAATCGCCATGGTGAGAAGTTGGACTCCTGTTCtatgattctatttctatgctcatGCTATTGAGTAGCAGCTCTGTGATGTGATGTCTGTCcctgcctgtcctcctcctctcttctcctctctgtcctcctcctgtcctctcttctcctctctgtcctctgctgtcctcctccttcttatctgtcctcctcctctcctctctgtcatcctctgctgtcccctctctctctcttcctcctcttgtcccctccttcctctccttctctctctgtcctcctcctcctccttctcctcctgtcctcctcctgtcctctcttctcctctctgtccctcctcctctcttctcctctctgtcctcctccgtcctcttcttctcctctctgtcctcctcctgtctctcttctcctctctgtcctcctcctctcctcctctctgtcctcctctgctgtcctcctcctctctcctcctcctctgtccctcctctgctgtcctcctcctctcctgtcttcgtcctcctcctctcctgtcctcctctctcctcctcctctcctgtcctcctcctctgctgtcctcctgtcctcctcctctgtcgtcctcctctcctgtcctgttctCCAGTAGACTCCTGCGGTGTAACTCCAGTCCCCACGTCCGTGTCCCACCTGTCCAGCTCCCTgagccagcacctctccttccCCCTGCGTGCCTCCCTGCCCCCCCCTAGCTCCCTACAGCCTGGTCTCCAACCCGTCCCCGTGCTGCCCGCCGGGCCCCCTGCTGAGTATCACTCTGACTCTGCAGAGTCCCTGGAGGAGATCCCCGTGGCGCTGGCTCGACTGGGCACCTCCGCCATGGCAGGAACGTCTACGGGTAGgaccgctgctgctgctggatcGTCTTCTCAACGCTCTCTACTGCTGCCTACAGCCCGAACCCATCCCTCGCCCCAGCCCCGGACCAAGAGGAAGGCCTCCACACACAGCAGCAGGACAGGGGGAGSGGGGGAGCAGAGGTTTGAGATGGCCGCCCAGCCTCCTACGGTCTACGTTAGTAGGAGTAGTGGACAGCCGGGGGGYGGAGTCCAGCACCGGGACAACAAACKCAGKYGCAGGCAGGCCAGTAGGAGAGGCCTGGAGCAGCCTGGTCCTGGGCCCAGCTCCAACCATAGCTCCAGGGCAGGCACCCCGATGGCGTAGACTAGCTCCTCCAGGATGGACCACTGCACCCTGGGCTGGGCTGGACCCACCACTGGGTCCTGGCTggagggctggctggctggctggctagctggctatgtaactggctggctgactgactg
Proteins encoded:
- the LOC112079531 gene encoding palmitoyltransferase ZDHHC1; this encodes MATAEAIVHPAEWLKRSQYPASLTEHRLHTETQPEPGESHTQDPAFNTTEPVDSCGVTPVPTSVSHLSSSLSQHLSFPLRASLPPPSSLQPGLQPVPVLPAGPPAEYHSDSAESLEEIPVALARLGTSAMAGTSTGRTAAAAGSSSQRSLLLPTARTHPSPQPRTKRKASTHSSRTGGXGEQRFEMAAQPPTVYVSRSSGQPGGGVQHRDNKXXXRQASRRGLEQPGPGPSSNHSSRAGTPMA